The proteins below come from a single Halobacteriovorax sp. DA5 genomic window:
- a CDS encoding methyl-accepting chemotaxis protein, translating to MVSLRERIKYFFSASVYSVLSSAVFVVLLFAVTLPAINSTARIGKNESVKVAIHNAYSMVKYLYDESQEGKITEAQAKLHAKNLLQALRFDGKNYFFVSDKNLNVVAHGADPYKVGNNMAKYQDGKGTFLYKEFLKIGLEKGEGQLTYYRALKKEGDVIEKTSYIKYFEPWGWVIGTGVYLDDVNVAVFEAKKSTLIGLMICVAIALGLSLWNAHSMYANFIAPIKSVIRNLKQEYVELERIANNINSSSRQILDVSSKQTDSVDNVAAAITEIKSMVDSTRDNADRSSGLAKHTANISNESKEKILRLVQSFDIIKKDNEEVIQVIRDNSVQLNDISNTINDIQEKTEVISDIVFQTKLLSFNASVEAARAGEHGKGFSVVAEEIGGLAKVSGESAIEIATIIDESTRRVKELTDMTTKTVENLVQVTEKDLLEGQKLMADCRDALEELVGQSMESSSMCNEILGALSEQENGIADVNTSINTLNESQWQLKSSQESSAREVEDLVKKSEQIKTAVEKLEKIAA from the coding sequence ATGGTTAGTCTAAGAGAGAGAATCAAGTACTTCTTTTCTGCGTCAGTTTATTCTGTTTTGTCTTCAGCAGTTTTTGTCGTTCTATTATTTGCTGTAACACTTCCGGCAATTAACTCAACAGCACGCATTGGAAAGAATGAAAGTGTTAAAGTTGCGATACATAATGCATATAGTATGGTTAAGTATCTTTATGATGAATCACAAGAGGGGAAGATTACAGAAGCACAAGCAAAGCTTCATGCTAAAAACCTTCTTCAGGCGCTACGTTTTGATGGAAAGAATTATTTCTTTGTAAGTGATAAGAATCTTAATGTTGTTGCTCATGGTGCAGACCCATATAAAGTTGGAAATAATATGGCCAAGTATCAAGACGGTAAGGGAACATTTCTTTATAAGGAATTTTTAAAGATTGGTCTTGAAAAAGGGGAAGGCCAACTAACTTATTATCGTGCTCTAAAGAAAGAAGGTGATGTAATTGAAAAAACATCTTATATCAAATATTTCGAACCATGGGGTTGGGTAATTGGAACAGGTGTCTATCTAGATGATGTTAATGTCGCAGTTTTTGAAGCTAAAAAGAGCACTCTAATTGGACTTATGATTTGTGTTGCTATTGCTCTTGGCCTTTCTTTGTGGAATGCGCACTCAATGTATGCAAATTTCATTGCTCCAATTAAGTCAGTCATTAGAAACCTTAAACAAGAATATGTAGAGCTAGAGAGAATCGCTAATAATATTAACTCTAGTTCGAGACAAATTCTTGATGTTTCAAGTAAGCAAACTGACTCTGTGGATAATGTTGCTGCGGCCATCACTGAAATAAAGTCTATGGTTGATTCAACAAGAGACAATGCTGATCGATCAAGTGGTCTTGCTAAACATACAGCAAATATTTCAAATGAGTCTAAAGAAAAAATTCTAAGACTTGTGCAGTCTTTTGATATCATCAAAAAAGATAACGAAGAGGTAATTCAAGTCATTAGAGACAATAGTGTTCAGTTAAATGATATCTCGAATACAATCAATGATATTCAAGAAAAGACTGAAGTTATTAGTGATATCGTTTTTCAAACAAAGCTTTTATCTTTCAATGCTTCGGTCGAGGCTGCAAGAGCTGGAGAGCACGGAAAGGGATTTAGTGTTGTGGCAGAAGAAATTGGGGGACTTGCTAAGGTTAGTGGAGAGTCAGCAATTGAGATCGCTACAATTATTGATGAATCAACTCGTCGAGTGAAAGAGTTAACTGATATGACGACAAAGACTGTTGAAAATCTCGTTCAAGTAACAGAGAAAGATTTGCTCGAAGGGCAAAAGTTAATGGCCGATTGTCGTGATGCTCTTGAAGAGTTGGTTGGTCAGTCAATGGAGTCCTCAAGTATGTGTAATGAAATCCTAGGTGCTCTTTCTGAACAAGAAAATGGTATCGCAGATGTTAATACTTCGATTAATACTCTAAATGAGTCGCAATGGCAGCTAAAGAGTTCACAGGAGTCTTCAGCTCGTGAAGTTGAAGATCTAGTTAAGAAGAGTGAACAAATTAAAACAGCAGTTGAGAAATTAGAAAAAATCGCAGCATAA
- a CDS encoding AraC family transcriptional regulator, whose product MNRKIYLFDYFTVIESESLNVEFHSHIAQQLSFSLDSCPLKYETEEGVFEKRFIYLPSLIKHRFLSESCHNLTILIDEEASFKLDVEHIDTRVLKLETINRKSVESFLKQLGLISNKELDERIIKLFQMIKDYENLDEVKLKDFANSLALSESRLLHLFKEEVGVTFRKYILWQKLKRAVDAQAEGRNITDVAIAAGFSDSAHFSKFFKQSFGLSPKEIFKNSQFIQE is encoded by the coding sequence ATGAATCGAAAAATTTATCTCTTTGACTATTTCACTGTAATTGAATCCGAATCACTAAATGTTGAGTTTCATTCTCATATTGCTCAACAGTTGTCTTTCTCCCTAGATTCTTGTCCTTTAAAATATGAGACGGAAGAAGGCGTGTTTGAAAAGAGATTTATTTACCTGCCTTCTTTAATAAAGCACAGATTCCTAAGTGAGAGTTGCCACAATTTAACGATTCTAATTGATGAAGAAGCCAGCTTCAAACTTGATGTTGAACATATTGATACTAGAGTTCTAAAACTTGAAACGATCAATCGCAAGAGTGTTGAAAGCTTTCTTAAACAACTTGGCCTAATATCTAATAAAGAATTGGATGAGAGAATTATCAAGTTATTTCAAATGATTAAAGATTATGAGAACCTTGATGAAGTAAAGTTAAAGGATTTTGCAAACTCGCTTGCACTTTCGGAAAGTCGTCTTTTACATCTATTTAAAGAAGAGGTTGGTGTAACATTTAGAAAGTATATTCTTTGGCAAAAGCTTAAGAGGGCGGTTGATGCCCAAGCAGAAGGTCGAAATATTACGGATGTTGCCATCGCTGCTGGCTTTAGTGATTCTGCACATTTCTCAAAGTTTTTTAAACAAAGTTTTGGTCTTTCACCAAAAGAAATTTTTAAAAATAGCCAGTTTATACAAGAATAA
- a CDS encoding transglutaminase family protein — MKSKLLDLNHPDIIKLKDEILELSRDESQIIGACYRYVRDEINFGYNSSDDITASQVLRDGYGQCNTKATLLMSLLTSCGIENRLHGFTIDKKLQYGAVTGFFYAIAPREILHSWVEVKYQGKWYNLEGFILDIDYLTAIQKMAGKDVRSFCGYGVACKDLQNPEVDWKGGNSTYIQKEGIVRDLGLYETPDEFYQKYGTNPKGIKKFFYKYFIRFLMNKNVSDIRNRPA, encoded by the coding sequence ATGAAATCAAAGTTACTCGATCTTAATCACCCCGATATAATCAAATTGAAAGATGAAATTCTAGAGCTTTCTCGAGACGAATCTCAAATCATAGGAGCTTGCTACCGTTATGTTAGAGATGAGATTAATTTTGGCTATAACTCAAGTGATGATATTACAGCATCTCAAGTATTACGTGACGGCTACGGCCAGTGCAATACCAAGGCAACACTACTGATGAGTTTACTGACTTCCTGTGGGATTGAGAATAGGCTTCATGGTTTTACGATTGACAAAAAACTACAATACGGAGCAGTTACAGGATTTTTTTATGCAATCGCTCCTCGTGAAATTCTTCATAGTTGGGTCGAAGTTAAGTATCAAGGAAAATGGTATAATCTTGAAGGTTTTATCCTCGATATAGACTATCTGACAGCTATTCAAAAGATGGCCGGAAAGGATGTTCGTTCGTTTTGTGGCTACGGAGTTGCTTGTAAAGATTTACAGAATCCTGAAGTCGATTGGAAAGGTGGAAACTCAACTTATATTCAAAAGGAAGGGATCGTAAGAGATTTGGGATTATATGAAACTCCAGATGAGTTTTATCAAAAATATGGAACAAACCCTAAAGGAATAAAAAAATTCTTCTATAAATATTTTATTCGCTTCTTGATGAATAAAAATGTTAGTGACATAAGAAATAGACCTGCTTAA
- a CDS encoding glutathione peroxidase: MSTNLNTIQFKDAKGLTKTIPDFNAKAYLIVNVASKCGLTPQYEGLQKLYSEYKDKGLEILAFPANEFLGQEPGSNEEIQQFCSLEYNVTFPVNEKIIVKGEGQHPLYKALTETKKDAVRNDKPDFEQLLTSKGLITGQEHDIHWNFEKFLLNSNGEIVERYFPDIAPTDEKITSKLNEIL, encoded by the coding sequence ATGAGTACAAATCTAAATACAATTCAATTTAAAGATGCAAAAGGTCTTACAAAGACGATCCCTGACTTTAATGCAAAAGCATATCTCATCGTTAATGTTGCTTCAAAATGTGGCCTAACACCACAATATGAAGGATTACAGAAATTATATTCTGAATACAAAGACAAGGGACTTGAGATTCTTGCATTCCCAGCAAATGAATTCCTTGGACAAGAACCTGGAAGCAATGAAGAAATCCAGCAATTCTGTTCTCTTGAGTACAACGTGACATTTCCAGTAAATGAAAAGATCATTGTTAAAGGTGAAGGTCAACATCCTCTATACAAGGCCCTTACTGAAACAAAAAAAGATGCTGTAAGAAATGATAAGCCTGACTTTGAGCAACTTCTAACTAGTAAAGGACTTATCACAGGCCAAGAGCATGATATTCACTGGAACTTTGAAAAGTTTCTTCTAAATTCGAATGGTGAAATTGTAGAGCGCTACTTTCCTGATATTGCTCCAACTGATGAAAAAATCACTTCAAAGTTAAATGAAATTTTATAA
- a CDS encoding OsmC domain/YcaO domain-containing protein produces the protein MQVNVKYLDNLKIEASFDDFKIISDQPVRYKGDGTAPGPYDYFLASSAMCAAYFAKVYCNSRDIPTDDIRISQQNIVDPDNRYKQSFVIHAELPATISEKDKKGILASMERCTVKRVIQNEIDFKIEAKEVLGNDVKLEYEVENTKTMIPGKDCSLEETIANMTELLAGLGIKIEIASWRNQVPHVWSVHIRDADSPMCFTNGKGATKDAALASALGEYLERISTNYFYSDYYLGEEIANADFVHYPNEKWFEIPEDDSLPLGLMDETLICAYDNDGELSASHLVDTNSGNYERGICALPYERQSDGKTVYIPANLIANLFVSNGMSAGNTKYEARVQCLSEIFERAVKKQIIVDEITLPDVPKSVLEKYPTIMEGINKLEEAGFPIVVKDASLGGKFPVMCVTLMNPRNGGVFASFGAHPRFEVALERSLTELLQGRSFEGMNDTFPPTFNEFAIKEHNNIVDHFIDSTGIISWRFFAGKPQYEFNEWNFSGTTQEEYDYLMGILKELEKEVYIADYNELGAAACRILVPNYSEIYLPEDLIWDNHNQALDYREAILNLHALDEEDLSELVGQLEESSLDNYMPVSELIGVAFDESTVWGQLVIGELKALTYLALKQFDDAKELVEMLGTFNDNTIERRRFYQVLNIALDIELGDDLEMKDYIENLTRMYGSELMDRVNKTITGENRFDGLTPTSMNLEGIDKHLKLIESYKKLQLARHNFLK, from the coding sequence ATGCAAGTAAACGTAAAATACCTCGACAATCTAAAAATCGAAGCAAGCTTCGACGACTTTAAAATCATCTCAGACCAGCCTGTTCGCTACAAAGGTGACGGGACAGCTCCTGGCCCATATGACTATTTCCTCGCATCCTCTGCCATGTGTGCAGCCTACTTTGCGAAGGTCTATTGTAATAGTCGTGATATTCCAACTGATGATATTCGTATCAGTCAGCAAAATATTGTGGATCCTGACAATCGCTATAAGCAATCATTTGTCATTCATGCAGAACTTCCCGCTACGATTTCTGAAAAAGATAAGAAAGGGATTCTAGCATCAATGGAGCGCTGTACAGTTAAGCGAGTCATCCAAAATGAAATCGATTTTAAAATAGAAGCAAAAGAAGTTTTAGGAAACGATGTTAAGCTTGAATATGAAGTTGAAAACACTAAAACGATGATTCCAGGCAAAGATTGTTCTCTTGAAGAGACAATCGCTAATATGACTGAACTTCTTGCAGGACTAGGGATTAAAATTGAAATCGCTTCTTGGCGTAACCAAGTCCCACACGTTTGGTCTGTCCATATTAGAGACGCAGACTCTCCAATGTGTTTTACAAATGGTAAGGGTGCAACAAAAGATGCGGCCCTTGCATCTGCTCTTGGGGAATACCTTGAGCGCATCAGTACAAATTATTTCTACAGTGATTACTATCTTGGTGAAGAAATCGCAAATGCAGACTTTGTTCACTACCCTAATGAGAAATGGTTTGAGATTCCAGAAGATGACTCTTTACCACTAGGGCTTATGGATGAAACACTTATCTGTGCCTATGATAACGATGGAGAGCTTTCAGCATCACATTTAGTTGATACGAACTCAGGAAATTATGAGCGCGGTATTTGTGCTCTTCCATATGAAAGACAATCAGATGGAAAGACTGTTTATATACCGGCCAACCTTATTGCAAACCTTTTTGTAAGTAATGGGATGAGTGCTGGAAATACAAAATATGAAGCCCGCGTACAATGTCTTTCTGAAATTTTTGAAAGAGCTGTAAAAAAACAAATCATTGTTGATGAAATTACTCTTCCTGATGTACCAAAATCAGTATTAGAAAAATATCCAACGATTATGGAAGGTATAAACAAGCTTGAAGAAGCAGGTTTTCCAATCGTTGTTAAAGATGCTTCACTTGGTGGAAAATTTCCAGTTATGTGTGTCACTCTTATGAACCCTAGAAATGGTGGCGTCTTTGCTTCTTTTGGTGCGCACCCTCGTTTTGAGGTTGCTCTTGAGAGATCACTTACTGAACTTCTCCAAGGACGAAGTTTTGAAGGAATGAATGATACATTCCCTCCAACATTTAATGAATTTGCGATCAAAGAGCATAATAATATTGTTGATCACTTTATTGATTCAACAGGTATCATTTCTTGGCGTTTCTTTGCAGGAAAGCCGCAGTATGAATTTAATGAATGGAATTTTTCTGGAACAACTCAAGAAGAATATGACTACCTGATGGGGATTTTAAAAGAGCTCGAAAAAGAAGTATATATTGCTGACTACAATGAACTTGGAGCAGCGGCTTGTCGAATATTGGTACCTAATTATTCTGAAATCTATCTTCCAGAAGACCTTATTTGGGATAACCACAATCAGGCACTAGACTACAGAGAAGCGATTTTAAACCTACACGCACTTGATGAAGAGGATTTGTCAGAGTTAGTTGGTCAACTTGAAGAAAGTTCTCTTGATAACTATATGCCTGTATCAGAACTAATTGGTGTGGCATTTGACGAAAGTACGGTTTGGGGACAATTAGTAATTGGCGAGTTAAAAGCACTTACATACCTTGCATTAAAACAATTTGATGATGCAAAAGAGCTAGTAGAAATGCTTGGTACGTTTAATGACAATACAATTGAGCGAAGACGTTTTTATCAAGTATTAAATATTGCACTTGATATTGAACTTGGCGACGATCTTGAGATGAAAGATTACATTGAGAACCTAACTCGTATGTATGGATCAGAGTTAATGGATCGAGTTAATAAGACAATAACAGGTGAAAACCGATTCGACGGATTAACTCCAACAAGTATGAATCTTGAAGGAATCGATAAGCACCTTAAGTTAATTGAAAGTTATAAAAAGCTTCAATTGGCACGCCACAACTTTCTTAAATAA
- a CDS encoding OmpW family protein has protein sequence MKKTSIISILFFLMFNSFSFAQENAMVRVRALGVSPDVSDNIGGNIAINNESVPEVDFSYFFHPNFAVELILATATHDVNLNGTGSLGSVSLLPPTLLAQYHMDFGMFKPYVGAGINYTIFYGEVPGDMASTKYDDSFGYALQLGTDIKVAQNMYLNFDVKKLYLQTDATVDTGSGVVKAEVDIDPLLVGVGIGFRF, from the coding sequence GTGAAAAAAACATCAATCATTTCAATTCTATTTTTCTTAATGTTCAATTCTTTTTCATTCGCGCAGGAAAACGCGATGGTGCGTGTTAGAGCGCTAGGTGTAAGCCCTGATGTTAGTGATAATATCGGTGGTAATATTGCAATTAATAACGAATCAGTACCTGAAGTCGATTTCTCTTACTTCTTCCATCCAAACTTTGCTGTTGAATTAATTCTTGCAACAGCAACTCATGATGTAAATCTTAACGGAACAGGAAGCCTTGGAAGTGTTTCTCTTCTACCTCCAACATTACTTGCTCAGTACCATATGGATTTTGGTATGTTTAAACCATATGTAGGAGCAGGGATCAACTACACAATCTTTTATGGAGAAGTTCCTGGAGACATGGCCTCAACAAAGTACGATGATTCATTTGGATATGCATTACAGCTTGGTACAGATATCAAGGTTGCACAAAATATGTATCTAAACTTTGACGTAAAAAAACTTTACTTACAAACAGATGCAACAGTTGATACTGGATCTGGAGTTGTGAAGGCTGAAGTTGATATCGATCCTCTCCTTGTTGGTGTCGGTATTGGTTTTAGATTCTAA
- a CDS encoding GNAT family N-acetyltransferase, with protein MMEFEIRILEGKEFDKYYQAHKETVFEEDHSYVLWDILSEEELTNIKRLKENMGSPYQLCLAAFDKDENFVGWSWGFQENSTTYYMCNSAVLPEYRRHGIYGAMLDKTLAILEAEGFQMVYSRHCATNNAVIIPKLKAGFLISKMELDDKFGVLIHLHHYFNEKRKRVMDYRAGQIKPDTDIKKLFKI; from the coding sequence ATGATGGAATTTGAAATTAGAATCTTAGAAGGCAAAGAATTTGATAAGTATTATCAGGCACACAAAGAAACAGTCTTTGAAGAAGACCATAGTTATGTTCTTTGGGATATTCTCTCAGAAGAAGAATTAACTAATATCAAAAGACTAAAAGAGAATATGGGGAGTCCATATCAACTTTGTCTTGCGGCATTCGATAAAGATGAGAATTTCGTTGGCTGGAGTTGGGGCTTTCAAGAAAATAGTACAACTTACTATATGTGCAATTCGGCCGTACTACCTGAGTATCGTCGCCATGGTATCTATGGGGCCATGCTTGATAAGACTCTCGCAATCCTTGAAGCAGAAGGATTTCAGATGGTCTACTCTCGCCACTGCGCTACTAATAATGCCGTTATTATTCCAAAGCTTAAGGCCGGCTTTCTTATTTCTAAAATGGAACTAGATGATAAATTTGGTGTTCTCATTCATCTTCATCACTATTTCAATGAGAAGAGAAAGAGAGTTATGGATTATCGTGCCGGGCAAATTAAACCCGACACTGATATTAAAAAACTATTTAAAATTTAA
- a CDS encoding phosphatase PAP2 family protein, protein MKNLKKIITNGLILSTLVSSAMAQENLYFWEQKSFNPLQENCEWRYEGCVSVDENQIDMRSQAKRMLDEIYSCKNTIQGCSEEEQRNIDEMEGIKGRIGNETIRGGMNPKEFSEFLRKYDPSDNKKGYFIPLGLSDKEALMLAASTSLGLVMFASDEETMDFIQDHKNGFTEKLVYPTNNHERLIMGGAAAGSYFMGVVLEDGKLKKAGLYVVTSQIATQIVTEGFKKTFGRQRPNKDLGAYEFGTEGKSFFSGHSSGAWSFATVFAEIYKDNKVVPYLAYGVAALTSYGRLHDRKHWLSDVFAGAIAGHLITKLVIRMHESDDSQGGLMVFPSWNAESGTFMVNFEWTPKRKNSQGEFECKKMPEGKEKIRACIYEAYLRSQN, encoded by the coding sequence ATGAAAAATTTAAAGAAAATAATTACAAATGGTCTAATCCTATCAACTCTCGTATCGAGTGCTATGGCACAAGAGAATCTCTACTTCTGGGAACAGAAGTCATTCAATCCACTACAGGAGAACTGCGAGTGGCGTTATGAAGGCTGTGTCTCAGTAGACGAAAATCAAATTGATATGCGCTCTCAAGCAAAGCGAATGCTTGATGAAATCTACAGCTGTAAAAATACAATTCAAGGCTGTAGTGAAGAAGAGCAAAGAAATATCGATGAAATGGAAGGAATTAAAGGAAGAATTGGAAACGAAACTATTCGTGGCGGGATGAATCCTAAAGAGTTCTCTGAATTCCTAAGAAAATACGACCCTAGTGATAACAAGAAGGGCTACTTCATACCACTTGGTCTAAGTGACAAAGAAGCACTTATGTTAGCAGCATCAACATCACTGGGCCTTGTAATGTTTGCATCAGATGAAGAAACGATGGACTTCATTCAAGACCACAAAAATGGATTTACTGAAAAGTTAGTATACCCAACAAATAACCACGAACGCCTGATCATGGGCGGAGCTGCCGCAGGTTCTTACTTTATGGGTGTAGTGCTTGAAGATGGAAAGTTAAAGAAAGCAGGACTTTATGTTGTAACGTCACAAATTGCGACACAAATTGTAACGGAGGGCTTTAAGAAAACTTTCGGTCGTCAAAGACCTAATAAAGACCTTGGTGCCTATGAATTTGGAACTGAAGGGAAATCATTCTTCTCTGGACACTCCTCAGGTGCATGGTCATTTGCGACAGTATTTGCAGAAATCTACAAAGATAATAAAGTTGTGCCATACCTTGCTTATGGTGTTGCGGCGCTAACATCTTACGGCCGTCTACACGATCGAAAGCACTGGCTATCAGATGTATTTGCAGGGGCCATCGCAGGTCATCTCATTACAAAGCTTGTTATCAGAATGCATGAAAGTGATGATAGCCAAGGTGGACTAATGGTTTTTCCAAGCTGGAATGCTGAATCAGGAACATTCATGGTTAATTTTGAATGGACTCCTAAGAGAAAAAATTCACAGGGTGAATTCGAATGTAAAAAGATGCCTGAAGGAAAAGAAAAAATCCGCGCATGTATCTATGAAGCTTACTTAAGATCACAAAACTAA
- a CDS encoding LysR family transcriptional regulator has protein sequence MNINLNYIEVFCHLGQNLNFSQTARELNTSQPAISRKIKLLEDELGYELFVRSNKTTSLTLKGQAFLDQVLPSFNTISGAIHNKEQKIDLKVGSIFEAGEKYLLSALNDLHENERIGHFDLQFDSAINLIDKLQAGELDIIMTHIIPAQKSLSFFEVFRDGTYLVGPKKEDGKRKRKLVTYRNEDLYTEEFLHKTLGKNWRSKFEIIGCVNSHKAMLSLCEAGGHFCVVPESSFNNSGGLKIYKKKDSSHGIYICVRQNFLENRDTKRLIEELINCLK, from the coding sequence ATGAATATAAATCTCAATTATATTGAAGTATTTTGTCATCTTGGACAGAACTTAAATTTTTCTCAGACAGCGAGGGAGCTAAATACATCTCAACCTGCGATCTCAAGAAAGATAAAACTTCTAGAAGATGAATTAGGTTATGAGCTTTTTGTTCGCTCAAACAAAACAACATCATTAACTCTAAAAGGACAGGCGTTTCTTGATCAAGTCCTGCCTAGTTTTAATACAATTAGTGGCGCCATTCATAATAAAGAACAGAAAATTGATCTGAAAGTTGGGAGTATCTTTGAGGCAGGTGAAAAATATCTCTTATCGGCCCTAAATGACTTACATGAAAATGAAAGAATTGGTCACTTTGATCTCCAGTTCGATTCGGCCATTAATCTTATCGATAAATTACAAGCAGGAGAGTTAGATATCATTATGACTCATATTATTCCTGCTCAAAAGAGCTTGAGCTTTTTTGAAGTTTTTCGTGACGGCACCTACCTCGTTGGCCCTAAGAAAGAGGATGGTAAGCGCAAAAGAAAGCTCGTCACATATCGTAATGAAGACCTTTATACAGAAGAATTCTTACACAAAACTTTAGGTAAAAATTGGAGATCTAAATTTGAAATCATAGGTTGTGTAAACTCACATAAGGCAATGCTTTCTCTTTGTGAAGCTGGTGGCCATTTTTGTGTCGTACCTGAATCAAGTTTCAATAATTCTGGTGGATTAAAAATTTATAAGAAGAAAGACAGTAGTCACGGAATATATATCTGTGTACGACAAAACTTTCTTGAAAATAGAGATACAAAAAGGCTTATTGAAGAATTAATCAATTGTTTAAAATAG
- a CDS encoding DUF899 family protein translates to MENVSALRDAEKELFELTQKVAALRRDQASQEVKNYTFRSTAGAVNLYDLFGDKDQLIIIHNMGQGCRYCTLWGDGINGFVSHIESVCSLVLVSKDRPDVQRRFANERGWRFNMLSHGGGEYIKDQSVVAGEENMPGIVCYQKVGTKVYRKNSAAFGPGDEFCSMWNILSLAGVSSSDWTPQYSYWSRPEHMDDGGENIQ, encoded by the coding sequence ATGGAAAATGTTTCAGCACTAAGAGATGCGGAAAAGGAGCTTTTTGAGTTAACTCAAAAGGTTGCGGCTCTACGTAGAGATCAAGCCTCGCAAGAAGTTAAAAATTATACATTTCGAAGCACTGCAGGTGCAGTGAATTTATATGATCTTTTTGGGGATAAGGATCAGCTCATTATAATACACAATATGGGACAAGGATGCCGTTATTGTACATTGTGGGGAGATGGAATTAACGGTTTTGTTTCTCATATTGAGAGCGTGTGTTCACTCGTTTTGGTATCAAAAGACAGGCCAGACGTACAACGTCGTTTTGCAAATGAGAGAGGGTGGCGTTTTAATATGTTATCTCATGGGGGAGGAGAATATATTAAGGATCAAAGCGTCGTTGCAGGTGAGGAGAATATGCCTGGAATTGTCTGTTACCAAAAAGTTGGCACTAAGGTGTATCGAAAAAATTCTGCGGCATTCGGTCCTGGAGATGAATTTTGCTCTATGTGGAATATTCTATCTTTGGCCGGTGTATCATCCAGTGACTGGACGCCGCAGTATAGTTATTGGAGTCGTCCTGAGCACATGGATGATGGGGGTGAGAATATACAGTAA